In the Candidatus Thorarchaeota archaeon genome, one interval contains:
- a CDS encoding GTP-binding protein, whose amino-acid sequence MFKLVALGDGAVGKTSCIKRWTEGSFSERYIMTIGTTFALKTVAVDMPDGSRVTARVVLWDLAGQPTYNELRRRYMAGASMAMIVYDVTRPQTFLDIGEWFTKLHTVCPNAVVAVIANKIDRPDRLVPPEAGLMVGDWLGVLHYETSAKTGQNIDEMFSELVYRTVLKQREVAGIESGLHKIVVPEREW is encoded by the coding sequence ATGTTCAAACTGGTCGCCCTCGGCGATGGGGCAGTAGGAAAGACCAGCTGCATCAAGAGGTGGACAGAAGGGAGTTTTAGCGAGCGGTACATCATGACAATCGGCACTACCTTCGCACTCAAGACGGTGGCTGTCGATATGCCAGACGGTTCAAGAGTCACTGCCAGGGTCGTCCTGTGGGACTTGGCAGGGCAACCAACATACAATGAACTCAGGAGACGGTACATGGCAGGTGCCTCAATGGCAATGATAGTCTATGATGTGACACGACCTCAGACGTTTCTTGACATAGGCGAGTGGTTCACGAAACTGCACACAGTATGCCCCAATGCAGTAGTGGCAGTCATTGCTAACAAGATTGACCGACCTGACAGGCTGGTGCCCCCAGAAGCTGGATTGATGGTAGGAGACTGGCTCGGTGTGCTCCACTACGAAACCAGTGCAAAGACAGGACAGAACATAGATGAGATGTTCAGCGAGCTGGTGTATCGTACAGTCCTGAAACAGAGAGAGGTCGCAGGAATCGAGTCCGGACTGCACAAGATAGTCGTTCCGGAGCGAGAATGGTAG
- a CDS encoding adenylosuccinate synthase, with translation MSSLVVVGLQWGDEGKGKVVDFLSESSDIVVRFQGGSNAGHTVVVEGKAHKFRVMPTGMLRGKKGVIGNGVVLDPAVLIQEIEMLRQTGVEPDLLISDRVHLVTPFQIQVDALEEEARGSAGIGTTKRGIGPTYSDKVSRYGVRLCDMLGESSRDRWDVLRRFSLLKTRQLSGGRETQNAEDSYYDYHEKVQLLSRYVGDSGEFLHSAIVAGKRVLFEGAQGTLLDIDHGTYPFVTSSSCVAASASSGTGVGPDLIGDVMGVYKAYVTRVGSGPFPTELLDATGQLIRERGGEFGTVTGRPRRCGWLDLVALKYAVRVNGAKHLCMTKADVLGGLSPIRVCVAYEIDGSECSSFPSSPERLSRAVPVLQDFRGWTLEGSRVIREIPAGLREYVGFIDSFVGRPTTLLSYGPQREQTIDLNPS, from the coding sequence ATGTCAAGTCTGGTTGTTGTCGGTCTGCAGTGGGGTGACGAAGGCAAGGGGAAAGTCGTTGACTTCCTGTCTGAGTCTTCCGATATTGTTGTCAGGTTTCAGGGCGGGAGCAATGCTGGTCACACAGTTGTTGTCGAAGGAAAGGCCCACAAGTTCAGAGTCATGCCCACAGGGATGCTTCGTGGCAAGAAGGGTGTCATTGGTAACGGTGTCGTTCTCGACCCCGCAGTGCTCATCCAGGAGATTGAGATGCTCAGGCAGACCGGTGTCGAACCTGACCTTCTCATCAGCGACCGGGTCCATCTAGTCACGCCCTTTCAGATTCAGGTCGATGCTCTGGAAGAAGAGGCAAGAGGTTCTGCTGGTATCGGCACCACGAAGCGGGGGATTGGACCGACTTACTCAGACAAGGTGTCAAGATACGGGGTCCGCCTGTGTGATATGCTCGGCGAGTCGAGTAGAGACAGATGGGATGTTCTGCGACGGTTCTCTTTGCTAAAGACTCGACAACTAAGCGGAGGTCGAGAGACTCAGAACGCCGAAGACTCTTACTACGACTACCATGAGAAGGTTCAACTCCTCTCACGTTACGTCGGTGACTCAGGAGAGTTCCTTCACTCTGCCATCGTTGCAGGCAAGAGAGTTCTGTTCGAGGGCGCACAAGGAACACTCCTCGATATCGACCACGGGACGTATCCCTTCGTCACGAGTTCGAGCTGTGTTGCGGCCTCTGCTTCAAGCGGGACGGGGGTAGGACCAGACCTGATTGGAGATGTAATGGGTGTCTACAAGGCATATGTGACAAGGGTCGGGTCGGGTCCGTTTCCAACTGAACTCTTGGACGCCACCGGTCAGCTGATTCGGGAGCGAGGCGGTGAGTTTGGCACAGTGACAGGCCGGCCGCGTAGATGTGGATGGCTTGATCTTGTTGCACTGAAGTATGCCGTCCGGGTCAATGGTGCTAAACACCTCTGCATGACAAAGGCAGATGTCCTTGGCGGTCTGTCCCCAATAAGAGTCTGCGTGGCCTATGAGATAGACGGAAGTGAGTGCAGTTCGTTTCCCAGCAGTCCTGAGAGGCTGTCCCGTGCCGTGCCTGTCCTTCAAGACTTCCGGGGATGGACCCTGGAAGGCAGCCGAGTCATCAGAGAGATCCCTGCAGGGCTGCGTGAGTATGTGGGCTTCATTGACTCGTTTGTTGGTCGTCCGACGACCCTGCTGTCCTATGGGCCTCAGCGAGAGCAGACGATAGATCTGAATCCGTCCTAG